From a region of the Acidimicrobiales bacterium genome:
- a CDS encoding helix-turn-helix domain-containing protein, protein MTPTDVRWLSTAEAAKRLGITPRTLYRFIDEGQLPAYRFGRVIRLKEAEVDDFIEQCRIAPGTLEHLYPEPVTEASAKDASAT, encoded by the coding sequence ATGACCCCGACAGACGTGCGGTGGTTGAGCACCGCGGAAGCAGCAAAGCGACTTGGGATCACGCCGCGCACCCTTTACCGGTTCATCGACGAGGGGCAGTTGCCGGCGTACCGCTTCGGCCGGGTGATCCGGTTGAAGGAGGCAGAGGTCGATGACTTCATCGAGCAATGCCGGATCGCGCCGGGCACGCTCGAGCACCTCTATCCCGAGCCGGTGACGGAGGCTTCAGCCAAGGACGCGAGCGCGACGTAG
- a CDS encoding PhoH family protein: protein MSDTQMKLHVPGNHLMGPLLGHRDELLRMVEDAFGDVRITVRGNEIDLDGPAADKVGRLFEDLVLLIQQGHHLEPSVVRRTIEMVKADERPADVLTTTVLRSRGGRVIRPKSSGQKRYVDGIAENVITFGVGPAGTGKSWLAVAMAVQALQAKEVDRIILTRPAVEAGERLGFLPGDLMAKVDPYLRPLYDALHDMVDPDGAQRMLERGEVEVAPLAFMRGRTLNRSFIILDEAQNTTPEQMKMFLTRIGFGSKVVVTGDTTQVDVPGGRSGLSGLEETLQGIDGLAFVRLSGADVVRHRIVQDIVDAYERADAAGVAHRRLDG, encoded by the coding sequence GTGTCCGACACCCAGATGAAGCTGCACGTTCCCGGCAACCACCTCATGGGGCCGCTGCTCGGCCACCGCGACGAGTTGCTCCGGATGGTCGAAGACGCTTTCGGCGACGTGCGGATCACGGTGCGGGGCAACGAGATCGACCTCGACGGGCCCGCGGCCGACAAGGTGGGCCGACTGTTCGAGGACCTCGTGTTGTTGATCCAACAAGGTCACCACCTCGAACCCTCAGTGGTCCGGCGCACCATCGAGATGGTCAAGGCCGACGAGCGGCCAGCCGACGTGCTCACCACCACCGTGTTGCGGTCGCGCGGGGGTCGCGTGATCCGGCCCAAGTCGAGTGGCCAGAAGCGCTACGTCGACGGGATCGCCGAGAACGTCATCACGTTCGGGGTCGGCCCGGCCGGCACGGGCAAGAGCTGGTTGGCGGTGGCGATGGCCGTGCAGGCCCTGCAGGCCAAGGAAGTCGACCGCATCATCTTGACCCGCCCCGCCGTCGAGGCCGGCGAGCGGCTCGGCTTCCTGCCCGGCGACCTGATGGCCAAGGTCGATCCCTACTTGCGCCCGCTGTACGACGCGCTGCACGACATGGTCGACCCCGATGGCGCGCAGCGGATGCTCGAACGGGGCGAGGTCGAGGTGGCGCCGCTCGCCTTCATGCGCGGGCGCACGCTGAATCGCAGCTTCATCATCCTCGACGAGGCGCAGAACACCACGCCCGAGCAGATGAAGATGTTCCTCACCCGCATCGGCTTCGGGTCCAAGGTCGTCGTCACCGGTGACACCACCCAAGTCGACGTGCCGGGTGGTCGCAGCGGGCTGAGCGGCCTCGAGGAGACCTTGCAGGGCATCGACGGTCTGGCGTTCGTGCGGCTGTCGGGCGCCGACGTGGTCCGTCACCGGATCGTGCAGGACATCGTCGACGCATACGAGCGGGCCGACGCCGCGGGCGTCGCCCACCGCCGGCTCGATGGCTGA
- a CDS encoding hemolysin family protein, with protein sequence MNGPAVLLGLAFTSVDGLILAVIAVLLVMQAFLAMAEVALTRIRRARAAGLDADASTRSSRALVKLVDAPETFLNALLLVVLAAQTAQTALTTVFAERVFGSLGVVLALVVNVAMVFVITEAAPKTWAVQHLDRAALLSARPVQAFVSLPPLRMLARGLIGLANVILPGKGIKDGPFVTEEELLALAEEAAEASVIEADEQAYISRIISFGDTIVREVMVPRTDMVVVDQAFRVADAMEVVLLNGFSRIPVVGQGIDDVVGVIYAKDLMRAERDGRELDPVAAFGRPTRFVPETKPVADLLREMQADKFHMAIVIDEYGGTAGLVTLEDLIEELVGEIVDEFDVEDPMIEPLPGGVLRVNGRLPIDEANEVLVPLAEAAGNGPVEGLPEGDWDTVAGLLFNELGHVASEGDTVTVNGFRLRVDKVQGRRISRVRISRDVAAT encoded by the coding sequence GTGAACGGCCCCGCGGTCCTTCTGGGGCTCGCTTTCACGAGCGTCGACGGCCTGATCCTCGCGGTCATCGCGGTGCTGCTGGTGATGCAGGCCTTCCTCGCGATGGCCGAAGTCGCCCTCACCCGAATCCGCCGGGCACGCGCCGCGGGCCTCGACGCCGACGCGTCGACGCGCTCGTCGCGGGCCCTGGTGAAGTTGGTCGACGCGCCCGAGACGTTCCTCAACGCCTTGCTGCTCGTGGTGCTCGCGGCCCAGACCGCGCAGACGGCGTTGACCACGGTGTTCGCCGAGCGGGTGTTCGGCAGCCTCGGTGTGGTGCTCGCGTTGGTGGTGAACGTCGCGATGGTGTTCGTCATCACCGAGGCGGCACCGAAGACCTGGGCGGTCCAGCACCTCGACCGAGCCGCGCTGCTGAGCGCCCGGCCGGTGCAGGCCTTCGTGAGCCTCCCGCCGTTGCGGATGCTGGCGCGCGGCCTCATCGGCCTCGCCAACGTGATCCTCCCCGGCAAAGGCATCAAGGACGGCCCGTTCGTGACCGAGGAGGAGTTGTTGGCGCTGGCCGAGGAAGCCGCAGAAGCGTCGGTCATCGAAGCCGACGAGCAGGCCTACATCAGCCGCATCATCTCCTTCGGCGACACCATCGTCCGCGAGGTGATGGTGCCGCGCACCGACATGGTCGTGGTCGACCAGGCGTTCCGGGTGGCCGACGCGATGGAAGTCGTGTTGCTGAACGGCTTCAGCCGGATCCCGGTGGTGGGGCAGGGGATCGACGACGTGGTCGGCGTCATCTACGCCAAAGACCTGATGCGCGCCGAGCGCGACGGTCGCGAGCTCGACCCGGTGGCCGCGTTCGGTCGTCCCACGAGGTTCGTGCCCGAGACCAAGCCGGTGGCCGATCTGTTGCGCGAGATGCAGGCCGACAAGTTCCACATGGCGATCGTGATCGACGAATACGGCGGCACGGCGGGGCTGGTCACGCTCGAGGACCTCATCGAGGAGCTGGTGGGCGAGATCGTCGACGAGTTCGACGTGGAGGATCCGATGATCGAGCCACTGCCCGGCGGTGTGCTGCGCGTGAACGGTCGCTTGCCGATCGACGAGGCGAACGAAGTGCTGGTGCCGCTCGCCGAGGCCGCTGGCAACGGTCCGGTCGAAGGCCTGCCCGAGGGTGACTGGGACACGGTGGCGGGCCTGTTGTTCAACGAGCTCGGCCACGTCGCCTCCGAAGGCGACACGGTGACGGTCAACGGCTTCCGCCTCCGGGTCGACAAGGTGCAGGGGCGGCGCATCAGCCGGGTGCGGATCTCGCGCGACGTGGCGGCCACATGA
- the era gene encoding GTPase Era has translation MRSGFVALLGRPNVGKSTLLNHVLGQKVSITSSRPQTTRTRVHGVLTLPAHPGVGDDVQIVFVDTPGIHKPKTALGERLNATAAGAATDVDVVCLMIDATAPFGRGDEHVARQVPPDGIVVINKIDRASNEELVRQLTAVAALDRSAYFPVSARTGEGVDALVEELARRMPEGPPYYPDDMVTDQPDAVWVAELVREQLFRTLREEMPYSIATRVTELDWPHITCEILVERESQKGMVIGKGGRVLKEVGTRVRAQLRDGIFLELKVRVDKNWQRRPETFDELGY, from the coding sequence ATGAGGAGCGGGTTCGTCGCCCTGCTCGGGCGACCCAACGTCGGCAAGTCCACCCTGTTGAACCATGTGTTGGGCCAGAAGGTCTCGATCACCTCGAGCCGGCCCCAGACCACCCGCACCCGCGTGCACGGTGTGCTCACGTTGCCGGCCCACCCTGGGGTGGGCGATGACGTGCAGATCGTGTTCGTCGACACGCCCGGCATCCACAAGCCCAAGACCGCGCTCGGCGAGCGGCTCAACGCCACCGCGGCCGGCGCGGCGACCGATGTCGACGTGGTGTGCCTGATGATCGACGCCACCGCGCCGTTTGGGCGTGGCGACGAGCATGTGGCACGCCAGGTGCCGCCCGACGGGATCGTGGTGATCAACAAGATCGACCGGGCCAGCAACGAGGAGCTGGTGCGTCAGCTCACGGCCGTCGCCGCGCTCGACCGGTCGGCGTACTTCCCCGTGTCGGCCCGCACCGGCGAAGGTGTCGACGCGCTGGTCGAGGAGCTGGCACGGCGCATGCCGGAAGGGCCGCCGTACTACCCCGACGACATGGTCACCGACCAGCCCGACGCGGTGTGGGTGGCCGAGCTCGTGCGCGAGCAGCTGTTCCGGACGTTGCGTGAGGAGATGCCGTACTCCATCGCTACCCGCGTCACGGAGCTCGATTGGCCCCACATCACCTGCGAGATCCTCGTGGAGCGCGAGTCGCAAAAGGGCATGGTCATCGGCAAGGGCGGCCGTGTCCTCAAAGAAGTGGGGACCAGAGTCCGCGCCCAGCTGCGCGACGGGATCTTCTTGGAGTTGAAGGTACGCGTCGACAAGAACTGGCAGCGGCGACCTGAGACCTTCGACGAACTCGGCTATTGA
- the ybeY gene encoding rRNA maturation RNase YbeY, with product MADPPSGPRPGTPSTGARRRIPAEGVLEVFVADEQSVHAIDVQRWGDLARNVLLAEGIRGDAELSLLFVSHDTMADLNARFMDGEGPTDVLSFPIEEDLMELGRWPDLATTGPDRSPPDPSDAPLLLGDVVISPEVAAANAPGHAGSFDDEIALLVVHGVLHILGLDHGDPDEAREMRAKEQDLLARFHGPVAAGTEVPPEQ from the coding sequence ATGGCTGACCCTCCGAGCGGGCCCCGGCCGGGCACGCCGTCCACCGGCGCGCGTCGGCGCATCCCCGCCGAGGGAGTGCTCGAGGTGTTCGTGGCCGACGAGCAGTCGGTGCACGCGATCGACGTGCAGCGCTGGGGCGACCTGGCTCGTAACGTGCTGCTCGCCGAAGGGATCCGCGGCGACGCGGAACTGTCGCTCTTGTTCGTCAGCCATGACACGATGGCGGACCTCAACGCCCGGTTCATGGACGGCGAAGGCCCCACCGACGTGCTGTCGTTCCCGATCGAAGAAGACCTCATGGAACTGGGCCGGTGGCCTGACCTCGCCACGACCGGTCCCGACCGCAGCCCACCCGACCCGTCCGACGCGCCGTTGCTGCTCGGCGACGTCGTGATCTCTCCCGAGGTCGCGGCCGCCAACGCCCCCGGCCACGCCGGCTCGTTCGACGACGAGATCGCGCTGCTCGTGGTGCACGGGGTGTTGCACATCTTGGGCCTTGACCACGGCGATCCCGACGAAGCGCGCGAGATGCGGGCCAAGGAGCAGGACCTGCTGGCCCGGTTTCACGGCCCGGTGGCGGCCGGCACCGAGGTTCCGCCGGAACAGTGA